Proteins from one Anopheles nili chromosome 2, idAnoNiliSN_F5_01, whole genome shotgun sequence genomic window:
- the LOC128720526 gene encoding SWI/SNF-related matrix-associated actin-dependent regulator of chromatin subfamily B member 1 has product MALKTYGDKPISFQVEENGEYYCVGSEVGNYLRLFRGSLYKKYPGMSRRLLTNEERKRLLDSGISNHLLSSSVSLLKATEVQDVLDGNDEKYKAVSVHTSEPPAPRESKSSKKQPPWVPTMPNSSHLDAVPQATPINRNRVYNKKVRTFPMCFDDTDPTLNVENASQTEILVPIRLDMEIEGQKLRDTFTWNRNESMITPEQFAEVLCDDLDLNPTPFVPAISAAIRQQIEAYPNEPVLLEEGSDQRVLVKLNIHVGNTSLVDQVEWDMAEKENNPEDFAIKLCAELGLGGEFVTAISYSIRGQLSWHQRTYAYSETPLATVEVPFRTPSEADQWAPFLETLTDAEMEKKIRDQDRNTRRMRRLANTFT; this is encoded by the exons ATGGCTTTAAAAACGTACGGTGATAAACCGATCAGTTTTCAAGTagaagaaaatggcgaataTTACTGCGTTGGATCTGAG GTCGGAAACTATTTGCGCCTCTTCAGGGGAAGTTTGTATAAAAAGTACCCCGGCATGTCCCGACGATTGTTGACGAATGAAGAACGTAAACGACTGCTTGATTCCGGCATTAGTAATCATCTTTTGTCCAGCTCCGTTTCGTTACTAAAGGCGACGGAAGTACAGGATGTGCTAGATGGAAATGACGAGAAATATAAGGCCGTATCGGTGCATACATCCGAGCCTCCTGCACCAAGGGAAAGCAAATCTAGCAAGAAGCAACCACCATGGGTGCCGACAATGCCCAATTCGAGCCATCTGGACGCGGTTCCGCAAGCGACACCAATCAATCGGAACCGCGTGTATAACAAGAAAGTGCGCACATTTCCGATGTGTTTTGATGATACTGATCCGACGCTGAACGTAGAAAATGCATCGCAAACTGAAATTCTAGTGCCGATTCGTTTAGATATGGAAATTGAAGGTCAAAAACTGCGTGACACATTCACCTGGAATCGGAACGAATCCATGATCACACCGGAGCAATTTGCTGAAGTGCTATGTGACGATTTGGATCTCAATCCTACTCCGTTTGTGCCAGCAATTTCAGCCGCCATTCGACAGCAGATTGAAGCGTATCCGAATGAGCCGGTCCTATTGGAGGAAGGGTCCGATCAACGGGTTTTGGTTAAACTTAACATACATGTTGGCAACACTTCACTGGTAGACCAAGTCGAATGGGACATGGCTGAGAAGGAGAATAACCCTGAGGATTTCGCTATCAAGCTCTGTGCTGAGCTTGGACTCGGTGGCGAGTTTGTTACTGCTATTTCCTATTCGATTCGTGGCCAGTTGTCTTGGCATCAACGAACGTATGCGTATAGCGAAACTCCGCTCGCTACGGTAGAGGTACCTTTTCGAACTCCTAGTGAGGCCGATCAATGGGCTCCATTTCTCGAGACGCTTACCGATGCAGAGATGGAAAAGAAGATTCGAGACCAGGATCGTAACACTCGACGTATGCGCAGATTAGCTAACACATTtacataa
- the LOC128721093 gene encoding snRNA-activating protein complex subunit 4, producing the protein MSSLSSDYESSSYTEYTESEAESDSVWNEEYRTTIHVNHTAEVEDIIREHVDITATNAIRLNQHYKTKLIMLRVELEGMLFRCKNHLRDVEKNLDNIRNNLTPQKCRLLRQPRHPGYICGQPFFKDHELYPGPHNEDYLYRKNVKKEFFPLDMFESTETLWTSRDKQSLQKAVWSQAAEFLQRESDLQMKMCNDSTRMAAIIKDRTTLKGLSLQQIWCMAKAYDDGKYGRQQFTVDWMKISNTVIHGRHTASSCEGMWNNYLMPSLRKTMWRTDEEEKLVAAARTHKCQRWDLIAQSVGQRSEYQCFVHYQTNYSELSQTKKMPWTAEEDELLLKLTEENRVGNNIIWNKIVERMPYRNKVQVYHRYKYTLLRPLRGAKFTAEEDCVITAYVQQYGDDFKFFPDELLPGRTTKQVWSRYKNTLQFVNTHVGWSLEEDRRLMGYIAQNLTEEGPQRISWADCAKHLGNHSRLSCRTRYYTIEKFLEKHPNATLENVPRREKKKLSSKVTDKNWIKTIVDIKSAPKIVRKLGVSANFFESFKSSAIEWGLYEQMKFCFRYKFGYKLTVVESRQKHVFKGTKILLHLLEGFRTDTKLQPNTYALSVIDETAMRAVLQVSLNWPVLIKNVQSWELVTRDRTAFACRIPPNYNTVLGLRGVCLNACYGLTKHFTIDPKNKKLNKFDEILYDQSMALFVERFRKIFHWTMLLMMLNIDDVAFESEQQYDGDGTTSNKDRDSLTVLHSNECTPTRAINSKHKDIVTPKERISQVKAHSKSKDVVATV; encoded by the exons ATGTCCAGCTTAAGCTCAGACTATGAGTCTTCTTCCTACACAGAGTACACAGAGTCAGAAGCAGAAAGTGATAGTGTCTGGAATGAG GAATACCGCACAACAATCCACGTGAACCACACCGCAGAGGTAGAAGACATTATCCGGGAGCATGTCGACATCACGGCGACAAACGCAATCAGGCTTAATCAACATTATAAAACAAAGCTTATTATGCTTCGTGTGGAACTGGAAGGAATGCTTTTCCGATGCAAAAATCATCTACGAGATGTTGAAAAAAACCTCGATAATATTCGAAATAACCTGACACCACAAAAATGTCGACTTCTTCGACAACCTCGTCATCCCGGTTACATTTGCGGACAACCGTTTTTCAAGGATCACGAGCTATACCCGGGACCTCATAACGAGGATTATTTATATCGTAAAAACGTGAAGAAAGAATTTTTTCCGCTGGATATGTTTGAATCCACCGAAACGTTGTGGACAAGCAGAGACAAACAGTCTCTACAGAAAGCTGTCTGGAGCCAAGCGGCCGAGTTCTTGCAACGAGAAAGTGACTTACAAATGAAAATGTGCAACGACTCCACCAGAATGGCGGCGATCATAAAAGACAGAACGACATTAAAAGGGCTATCTTTGCAACAAATCTGGTGTATGGCAAAAGCGTATGATGATGGTAAGTATGGCCGTCAGCAGTTTACGGTGGACTGGATGAAAATATCGAACACAGTCATCCATGGACGTCATACGGCTAGTTCATGCGAAGGTATGTGGAATAATTATCTCATGCCCAGCTTGAGAAAGACCATGTGGAGAAcggacgaagaagaaaagttAGTTGCAGCCGCTAGAACACATAAATGTCAACGTTGGGATCTTATAGCGCAATCTGTTGGACAACGATCGGAATACCAGTGCTTTGTACACTATCAGACAAATTATTCGGAATTGTCTCAGACCAAGAAAATGCCTTGGACTGCGGAGGAAGACGAGCTGCTGTTAAAACTTACAGAAGAAAACCGTGTCGGAAATAACATTATTTGGAACAAAATTGTAGAACGCATGCCTTATCGGAACAAGGTGCAGGTGTACCATCGCTACAAGTACACTCTGTTGCGCCCTCTTAGAGGTGCTAAATTTACAGCCGAAGAGGACTGTGTTATTACTGCGTACGTGCAGCAGTATGGGGATGACTTTAAGTTTTTTCCAGATGAACTCCTACCGGGGAGAACAACGAAGCAGGTTTGGTCTAGATACAAAAACACACTGCAGTTTGTTAACACGCACGTAGGTTGGAGTCTTGAAGAGGACCGAAGATTAATGGGATATATCGCGCAAAATCTCACCGAGGAAGGTCCGCAACGGATTTCCTGGGCCGATTGTGCCAAACATCTAGGGAATCATTCCCGTTTGAGCTGCCGCACTAGGTACTATACGATAGAGAAATTTTTGGAAAAACATCCCAATgccacgttggaaaatgtaccgagaagggaaaagaaaaagctgtCTTCTAAGGTGACTGACAAAAATTGGATAAAAACGATCGTTGATATTAAAAGCGCTCCAAAAATAGTTCGCAAGCTTGGCGTGTCGGCAAACTTTTTCGAATCGTTTAAATCTTCTGCTATCGAATGGGGATTATACGAACAAATGAAATTTTGCTTTCGGTACAAATTTGGCTATAAGTTGACTGTTGTTGAATCCCGACAAAAACACGTCTTTAAAGGAACGAAAATATTATTACATCTCTTGGAAGGATTTCGTACCGACACAAAACTTCAGCCAAATACATATGCGCTGAGCGTAATTGACGAAACAGCTATGCGTGCAGTTTTGCAGGTCTCATTAAATTGGCCAGTTCTGATCAAAAATGTGCAATCATGGGAACTTGTCACGAGAGATCGGACGGCGTTTGCATGTCGCATTCCTCCGAACTACAACACAGTGCTTGGTTTACGGGGCGTTTGCTTAAATGCGTGTTATGGTCTAACGAAACATTTTACAATTGATCCGAAAAATAAGAAACTCAacaaatttgatgaaattctATACGACCAATCAATGGCATTATTTGTTGAGCGCTTTCGAAAGATTTTCCATTGGACCATGCTCCTGATGATGTTAAATATTGATGATGTAGCTTTTGAAAGTGAACAACAATACGACGGTGATGGTACAACTTCTAACAAAGATCGTGATTCGTTGACCGTCCTACATTCTAACGAATGTACTCCTACTCGTGCTATCAATTCGAAGCACAAAGATATCGTTACGCCAAAAGAAAGAATATCTCAAGTGAAAGCACATTCCAAAAGCAAGGACGTAGTAGCAACT GTATAG
- the LOC128721099 gene encoding uncharacterized protein LOC128721099: protein MSQDGNDIPIRVTHYINPHCFWYKPETAYMQDLAQAQFSAVLDEHCERMYGNRYEVIRQPQDAKVPLPGELVALRCNQLGRWIRCEMEELVVDLSDTAWYQLWALDEGFPVKSGTKYIRPLPDAFKQEPAHAKRGAIMNILPADTRYDYINAKQILEPCLRWCTGIVTTLETLLDDAVSVTISPKATIVLHNETVHFGHLYITTHQNISYNIVDLLQKACSDQLVATSNEEYFRYISTYQPLKMKRYLNNEGIDKMAHHVNNFDSHWIHKSTQPSKSPCAPKSIRNQDTMLVEQKVNEWLSRNKKACDVVLQKEKVEKDQTKQAGLINSIPHDIIENTCSGNEDFNLKNLKTPFGESMDRKITPLHREQAMGQSSSSVTFAGRKASSMLGSIKRHPI from the exons ATGTCTCAAGATGGGAACGATATTCCAATACGTGTTACACATTACATCAATCCTCACTGTTTTTGGTACAAACCAGAGACAGCTTACATGCAGGATCTTGCGCAAGCACAATTTTCTGCTGTTCTAGATGAGCACTGTGAACGAATGTATGGAAATCGTTATGAAGTGATACGGCAACCACAGGATGCGAAAGTACCACTACCTGGTGAACTAGTGGCGCTACGTTGTAATCAACTTGGCCGTTGGATTCGTTGTGAGATGGAAGAGTTGGTGGTTGATTTGAGTGATACTGCGTGGTACCAACTGTGGGCCTTAGATGAGGGGTTTCCGGTCAAATCTGGCACCAAATATATTCGACCCTTACCTGATGCCTTCAAGCAGGAGCCAGCACACGCAAAACGAGGAGCtataatgaatattttacCTGCCGATACG CGTTACGATTACATTAATGCGAAGCAAATACTGGAACCATGTCTACGTTGGTGTACGGGAATAGTAACCACGCTAGAAACATTGCTCGACGATGCGGTCAGCGTTACTATATCGCCAAAAGCCACCATCGTTTTGCACAATGAAACAGTCCATTTTGGCCATTTATATATTACAACACATCAGAACATTTCGTATAATATAGTAGATTTGCTTCAGAAGGCCTGCTCCGATCAGCTAGTTGCAACTTCTAACGAGGAATATTTTCGAT ATATATCGACGTATCAACCGTTAAAGATGAAGCGATACTTGAACAACGAGGGGATTGATAAAATGGCTCACCATGTCAACAACTTCGATTCTCATTGGATTCACAAATCAACGCAGCCATCTAAATCTCCTTGTGCTCCAAAGAGCATACGAAACCAAGATACCATGCTAGTAGAGCAAAAAGTTAATGAATGGTTGAGCAGAAACAAGAAAGCATGTGATGTCGtattgcaaaaagaaaaagtcgAAAAAGATCAAACCAAACAAGCAGGGCTTATCAATAGTATTCCCCACGATATTATAGAGAACACGTGCAGCGGTAACGAAGATTTCAATTTAAAGAATTTAAAAACACCTTTTGGGGAGTCTATGGATCGGAAAATTACACCGCTCCATCGTGAACAAGCCATGGGACAATCTTCATCGTCGGTTACATTTGCAGGTCGAAAAGCGTCATCTATGCTAGGAAGTATTAAACGACATCCAATCTAA
- the LOC128730616 gene encoding polymerase delta-interacting protein 2, translating to MSPLMSKALSLCSFRPVGFNLVVRLFSVSVYHNTRLAEVGRLELPKAQGKYETGQLFLHRVFGYRGVILFPWLARVYDRDLPNHHTKGHQLESGSAPANAATSDSPANTSKEVQKKTHTFYQVLIDQRDCPYIRAQTEAVTFLGNQESSRSLYAIPGLDYVAHEDILPYSSEEHHPLQHELFDKFLAHQTDKDPPFAAQETLRAWQKKNHPWLELSDVHKETTEGIRVTVIPFYMGCRETPAASVYWWRYCIRLENLGELSVQLRERHWRIFSLSGTLETVRGRGVVGQEPILSPRLPAFQYSSHVSLQAPSGHMWGTFRMEREDGHMFDCRIPPFSLESKPDETSTGNDSVDDTSTNLNASSKFSSTVVRGNDGSSDEPIQPSNTATPTSSKPNTKDNKNDNDDNGGK from the exons ATGAGTCCTTTGATGTCGAAAGCACTCTCACTGTGCAGCTTCCGTCCAGTGGGATTCAATTTGGTGGTTCGCTTATTTTCTGTTTCGGTTTATCACAATACACG ATTGGCCGAGGTGGGCCGGCTTGAACTGCCTAAGGCGCAGGGTAAATACGAAACTGGCCAGCTCTTTCTGCATCGTGTGTTCGGATACCGCGGTGTAATTCTTTTTCCCTGGCTTGCTAGAGTGTACGATCGTGATTTGCCGAACCATCACACCAAGGGACACCAACTGGAAAGTGGTAGTGCTCCAGCAAATGCAGCCACATCCGACAGCCCCGCCAACACTAGCAAAGAAGttcaaaagaaaacgcacacattCTACCAGGTGTTGATCGATCAACGCGACTGTCCCTACATCCGTGCTCAAACCGAAGCCGTAACGTTCCTAGGAAATCAGGAATCCAGCCGCAGTTTGTACGCAATCCCGGGGCTGGATTACGTTGCCCATGAGGACATATTACCGTACAGTTCCGAAGAGCATCATCCGTTGCAGCACGAGTTGTTTGACAAATTTTTAGCTCATCAAACTGACAAAGACCCGCCGTTTGCAGCGCAAGAAACTTTGCGCgcatggcagaaaaaaaatcatccctgGTTGGAGCTGTCTGATGTACACAAGGAAACGACGGAAGGTATTCGCGTCACGGTCATACCGTTCTACATGGGTTGCAGAGAAACTCCCGCAGCCTCGGTATATTGG TGGCGATACTGCATACGGCTAGAAAATTTGGGGGAACTAAGCGTTCAATTGCGGGAACGACATTGGAGAATATTCTCATTGTCTGGAACGCTCGAAACAGTACGCGGGCGAGGTGTAGTTGGTCAGGAACCAATTCTAAGCCCGCGTTTACCCGCGTTTCAGTATAGCTCGCACGTGAGTTTGCAAGCACCGAGTGGTCACATGTGGGGAACCTTTCGGATGGAACGCGAAGATGGCCATATGTTCGACTGTCGTATTCCCCCTTTTTCACTCGAAAGCAAGCCCGATGAAACGAGCACAGGAAATGACAGTGTAGACGACACGAGCACTAATTTAAATGCTTCATCGAAATTTTCGTCCACCGTAGTACGGGGTAACGATGGCAGTAGCGATGAACCAATACAGCCCTCAAATACGGCGACGCCAACGTCCTCGAAACCAAATACGAAGGATAATAAAAACGAtaacgacgacaacggtggTAAATAG
- the LOC128730617 gene encoding GPN-loop GTPase 3 — protein sequence MRYGQLVMGPAGSGKSTYCATMQRHGFDDKRMIKVVNLDPAAEHFDYQPYLDIRDLIQLEDAMEDEELRYGPNGGLIFCIEYLIEHSDWLRDQLCGVGSDDEDDATGIDDPDDDYVLFDMPGQLELYTHLKAGNSLARLLETWNFRLCSVFLVDSQFMIDGSKFLSGTMAALSVMANMELPHVNILSKMDLLSKGCRGQMDKYLDPDPHALLGEVTNDSAWGRKYRKLSETIGLLIEDFSLVRFTPLNINDDENVADLLLMIDNVIQYGEDADVKVRDFDPPEPDDVEPEEKLYLNE from the exons aTGAGATATGGACAGCTTGTTATGGGTCCTGCGGGAAGCGGCAAA tCAACCTATTGTGCTACTATGCAAAGGCATGGTTTCGACGATAAGCGAATGATAAAAGTAGTCAACCTTGACCCTGCGGCAGAACATTTTGATTACCAGCCTTATTTGGACATCCGGGATCTAATTCAGCTAGAAGACGCTATGGAGGACGAAGAGCTTCGTTACGGTCCGAACGGAGGTCTCATATTTTGTATTGAGTATCTCATTGAACACTCTGATTGGTTGCGTGACCAACTGTGTGGCGTCGGTTCtgatgacgaggacgacgcTACCGGCATCGACGATCCAGACGACGATTATGTGCTTTTCGACATGCCTGGCCAACTTGAATTGTATACTCACCTGAAAGCCGGTAATTCGTTGGCGCGATTACTTGAAACATGGAATTTCCGCCTTTGTTCTGTGTTTCTTGTCGACTCACAGTTTATGATCGATGGCTCAAAATTTTTATCCGGTACAATGGCTGCTTTAAGCGTCATGGCAAACATGGAATTACCCCATGTTAATATACTTAGCAAAATGGATTTATTGAGCAAAGGGTGTCGCGGACAGATGGACAAATATCTCGATCCTGATCCTCATGCATTACTAGGAGAGGTGACCAATGATTCGGCATGGGGACGCAAATATCGTAAACTATCAGAAACTATTGGTTTGCTAATAGAAGATTTTAGTTTGGTTCGATTCACTCCACTTAACATCAACGACGACGAGAATGTGGCCGATCTATTGCTGATGATCGACAATGTCATTCAATACGGTGAAGATGCTGATGTAAAGGTGCGGGATTTTGACCCACCGGAGCCGGACGATGTGGAACCCGAGGAAAAGTTATATCTAAATGAATAA